CGTCGCCTGGTCGAGTATCGGATATAACATTTTGCGTGATCTTTGCCGCACCCGGCCTGCTCCAGTCCCGAGTTTCCTGATGCCATGACCAGAGGATGACATTGTAGCCCCCTTCAATCGCTGTATCGACAATTTCCTTATCATAATAACCTGCGATCGGCCGGAATAGCGAAAGCTTGATGCCGGTCAGATCATGAATGACCTCAGCGTTCTTATCTAGTTCCTTTCTGAGCATCGCTGGGGAATAGCCGTCCCGGAAACGATGCCTGTAGGTGTGATTCCCGATTTCATGCCCTTCTGCTACCTGCCGTTTAACGATTTCCGGGTATCTTTCCGCCTCCTCGCCAATGACAAAAAAAGTAGCTTTCGCATCATACTTCTTCAGAGCGTCAAGGATTTGCGGAGTGAACGTCGGATCAGGCCCGTCATCAAACGTAAACGCCACAAGCTTTTCTTCCACGGGAAGATCCCAGAACACATGGCCAGTCTTTTCGTATTTCGCTCGTTTCACCGAGGAAGGAGCTTCTTGCTTAGGCTTTTTTGCTGATGACGACACCTCTGCAGGGTTTTGACTGGTTACTGAAAGAGCAGTACCAGAAGCGGATGAGGATAGGGTAAAGGTTATAAGGATTGCGGCAAGAAGATATTTTTTCATATTTCAACCGGCTCCCATCTAAGTTGAGTTTAGCTATAGTATTGTGGATTAACAGCCAGTTTATATCATGGATATATGGTGGGCTATTTTTACTAGTGGGGTGGTTGGCGTAGTAATACTTATTAGGGAATGGGGATTGGACATGATGATGGACGTCAGAAATCTCTTTTAGACATTTTGACTAGCTCGTCCTCCTGAAATGTCTATTAAACCCTTTTTATTAGACATTTTGATCGGCTCGTCCTCCTGAAATGTCTATTAAACCCCTTTTGTTAGACATTTTGACTAGCTCGTCCTCCTGAAATGTCTATTAAACCCTTTTTATTAGACATTTTGATCGGATTGTCCTCCTGAAATGTCTATTAAACCCCTTTTTTTAGACATTTTGACTAGCTCGTCCTCCTGAAATGTCTATTAAACCCTTTTTATTAGACATTTTGATCGGATTGTCCTCCTGAAATGTCTATAACTGCCCTTTTACAAGAAACATTAAAGATTTCTTCAACTCGAATTGTCCTTCTGCCCACAAAAAAAACACCGGCAGCATCGTCATGCTACCGGTGTCCTTATGTTACGGGTTCAATCGCCACATTAGGCGATTCACCTCGCAAAATTACTTCTTAAGGTTGTAGAAAGATTTGATTCCGTTGAAGCGAGCTGTTTCGCCAAGCTGGTCTTCGATGCGAAGAAGCTGGTTATACTTCGCTACGCGGTCTGTACGTGATGGTGCACCAGTCTTGATTTGGCCAGCGTTCGTTGCAACAGCGATGTCAGCGATTGTTGAATCTTCTGTTTCACCAGAACGGTGAGAGATGACAGCAGTGTAACCTGCGCGCTTCGCCATTTCGATTGCGTCGAATGTTTCAGTCAAAGTACCGATTTGGTTAACCTTGATCAGGATTGAGTTGCCAACGCCTTGCTCGATACCTTGAGCAAGCTTCTTCGTGTTTGTAACGAACAAGTCGTCACCAACAAGCTGGACTTTGCCGCCAAGGCGCTCAGTCAATAGCTTGTGGCCTTCCCAGTCGTTTTCATCCAAACCGTCTTCGATTGAGATGATTGGGTACTTGGAAGCCATTTCTTCGTACCAGTCAACCATTTCTACAGATGTCTTCACAACGCCTTCTCCAGAAAGGTGATACTTGCCGTCTTCTTTGTTGTAGAACTCAGAAGATGCAGCATCCATAGCCAGCATGACTTGCTCGCCTGGCTTGTAGCCTGCTTTTTCGATTGCCGTAACGATTGTTTGAAGTGCTTCTTCGTTTGAACCTAGGTTTGGAGCGAATCCGCCTTCGTCACCTACAGCTGTGTTCAAGCCTTTTTCTTTTAAAACTGCCTTCAAGCTGTGGAAGATTTCCGCACCCATGCGAAGTGCTTCACGGAAGTTCTCAGCGCCAACAGGCATGACCATGAATTCCTGGATGTCCACGTTGTTATCAGCGTGCTCGCCGCCGTTCACGATGTTCATCATTGGAACTGGAAGCTGCTTGGAGTTGAATCCGCCAAGGTATTGGTATAAAGGTAGGTCAAGATAGTCTGCCGCAGCGTGTGCAACAGCCATAGAAACGCCTAGGATTGCGTTAGCGCCAAGCTTGCCTTTGTTTTCAGTACCATCTAATTCGATTAGTGCCTGGTCGATGCCGTTTTGGTCAAGAACGTTGAACTCTTCGCCAACCAAGAATGGTGCGATGATTTCGTTCACGTTTTCAACTGCTTTTAAAACACCTTTTCCAAGGTAGCGGCCTTTGTCGCCGTCACGAAGTTCAACTGCTTCGTATTCACCAGTAGAAGCACCACTTGGAACTAATGCGCGTCCGAAAGCGCCTGATTCTGTGAAAACTTCTACCTCAACTGTTGGGTTACCGCGGGAATCTAATACTTCGCGTGCGTATACGTCTGTAATGAATGGCATAGGTATCTCTCCTTATAATTAAGTTTATTTTTTAATCAATGATTTTCCAGTCATTTCTGCTGGCTGGTTCAGTCCCAGTAATTCAAGCATTGTCGGTGCAAGGTCGCCAAGGATTCCGTCTTCACGGAGCTCCACGCCCTCTTTCGTTACAATGACAGGTACCGGGTTTGTTGTGTGTGCGGTCATCGGGTTTCCTTCAAGGGTAACAACCTCATCCGCATTTCCGTGGTCAGCAGTGATAATGGCTGTTCCACCCTTAGAAACGATCAGGTCAACGATACGACCAAGACATTCGTCAACTGTTTCAATTGCCTGAATTGTTGGCTCAAGCATACCTGAGTGTCCAACCATATCAGGGTTAGCAAAGTTCAATAAAATCGCGTCGAAGTTATCTGCTTCGATTTCCTTGAGCAATGCCTCCGTAACCTCATTAGCGCTCATTTCAGGCTGCAAGTCATAAGTCGCAACCTTTGGCGAGTTGATCAGGATCCGCTTTTCACCAGGGAATTCCTGCTCACGGCCCCCGCTCATGAAGAATGTCACGTGCGGATATTTTTCCGTTTCAGCGATGCGAAGCTGAGTCATTCCAGCCTGTGAAATCACTTCACCGACAGTATTATCAAGGTTTGATGGTTCGAATGCCACGTAACCGTCAACTGTTTCACTGAAGTGAGTCAGGCACACGAAGTGAAGGTTTTCAGGATGGCCTTCTCCTCGATCGAATGAACGGAAGTCTTTATTGGTAAAAGTGTTTGAAATCTGGATTGCGCGGTCAGGACGGAAGTTGTAGAAAATCACAGCATCGTCGTTCTGGATCGTCGCAACCGGTGAACCATCAGTACGCACTAGCACCGATGGAACAACGAATTCGTCAAAGATTCCATTATTATAGTTATCTTCGATCAACTCCATTGGGTTTGAATACGTAGGTCCGTCTCCATACACCATGGAACGGTAGGATTTCTCCACACGCTCCCAGCGCTTGTCGCGGTCCATAGAATAGTATCGCCCAGAAATCGTCGCAAATTCACCGACACCGATTTCACTCATTTTCTCTAGCGTTTGTTTGATGTATCCTGGCGCAGTTTGCGGTCCGACATCGCGTCCATCAAGGAATCCGTGTACATACACTTTTTCCAGACCTTCGCTGGCAGCCAGCTTCAATAGAGCAAACATATGCTCAATATGGCTGTGAACGCCGCCGTCAGACAGCAAGCCCATCAGATGAAGGGCAGTGCCTTTTTCTTTCGCATGCTTGATTGCGGCAAGGAATGTTTCATTTTTTTCAAACTCGCCTTCACGGATCGAAATGTTCACGCGTGTCAGGCTCTGGTACACAATGCGGCCGGCACCGATGTTCAGGTGTCCTACCTCAGAGTTGCCCATTTGGCCCTCTGGCAGGCCGACCGCTTCCCCACTCGCAATTAACTGTGCATGCGGATAATGGTTCCAGTAACGGTCAAAATTCGGCTTTTTCGCCTGGGCTACGGCATTTCCCATCCGTTCGCCGCGCAATGCGAAACCGTCCAGAATGATCAAAGCTGTTGGTGACGTCTTACTCATTGGAACCTGCCTCCAATAGCTGTAAGAAAGAATCTGTCTCAAGGCTTGCTCCGCCGACTAATGCGCCGTCGATGTCAGATTGCGACATGTATTCCTTGATGTTAGCTGGCTTTACGCTTCCGCCATACTGGATGCGGACTGCTTCAGCCACTTCTGGTGAAAATTGCTCTGCAACCACCTTGCGGATGTGCGCGCAAGTTTCATTTGCATCTTCTGCTGTAGAAGATTTACCTGTTCCGATCGCCCAGATTGGCTCATAAGCGATGACAGTTTGCTTCACTTGTTCATCTGTCAGGCCGTTAAGCGCCGCTTTGATCTGTCCGCCGACAAACTCGTTTGTTTCGCCGTTTTCGCGCTGTTCAAGCGTTTCGCCACAGCAAACGATCGGAGTCAAATTGTATTTGAATGCTGACAAAGTCTTTTTATTGACAGTGTCATCTGTTTCATTGAACATTTCGCGGCGTTCAGAGTGACCAATGATCACGTATTTTGCACCGATGTCCTGCAATGCTTTTGGGCTCACTTCGCCTGTAAAAGCACCGCTTTCTTCAAAGTGCATGTTTTGAGCGCCAATTTCTACGTCTGAATTCTGTGTAAGCTCGACAAGCTGTCCTAGGAACAATGCCGGAGCACAAACTACTGATTCAACCTTGTCGTTTGACGGAACAAGTCCGCTTACTTTTTCGATAAAATCTTTGGCTTCAGGCAGCGTTTTATGCATTTTCCAGTTTCCTGCAATGATCGGTTTACGCATGCTGACACTTCCTTTCAATGTTTGCTGCGTATGCAGCGTTTTAATGCTATAAAAATGTTCCCACTGGATGTTGGGCTGAATGTATCTTTTAATAGGAACGGCTAAAAACAATGGTCAGGATCCGCACCCTTACATTGCTGCGGCACCGCTCCTGTGTATAAATCTTACTTATCGTTCAATGCCACTACACCTGGGAGCTGCTTGCCTTCCATGAATTCCAGGGAAGCGCCGCCTCCTGTGGAGATGTGGCTCATTTTTTCAGCTAGGCCGAATTTTTCGACTGCTGCTGCAGAGTCGCCTCCGCCGATGACTGAGTATGTATCGTTAGCATCGGCTAATGCTTGTGCGACAGCTTTTGTTCCTTCAGCGAATTTGTCGATTTCGAAGACGCCCATTGGTCCGTTCCAGATGACCAATTTGGACTTCTGAATCACATCGCGGTAGGTT
The window above is part of the Mesobacillus jeotgali genome. Proteins encoded here:
- a CDS encoding polysaccharide deacetylase family protein, which codes for MKKYLLAAILITFTLSSSASGTALSVTSQNPAEVSSSAKKPKQEAPSSVKRAKYEKTGHVFWDLPVEEKLVAFTFDDGPDPTFTPQILDALKKYDAKATFFVIGEEAERYPEIVKRQVAEGHEIGNHTYRHRFRDGYSPAMLRKELDKNAEVIHDLTGIKLSLFRPIAGYYDKEIVDTAIEGGYNVILWSWHQETRDWSRPGAAKITQNVISDTRPGDVIIFHDAGGDRSQTVKAVEDILEILYKNGYQCTTISDLLYRSNSLLPAPLR
- the eno gene encoding phosphopyruvate hydratase, whose product is MPFITDVYAREVLDSRGNPTVEVEVFTESGAFGRALVPSGASTGEYEAVELRDGDKGRYLGKGVLKAVENVNEIIAPFLVGEEFNVLDQNGIDQALIELDGTENKGKLGANAILGVSMAVAHAAADYLDLPLYQYLGGFNSKQLPVPMMNIVNGGEHADNNVDIQEFMVMPVGAENFREALRMGAEIFHSLKAVLKEKGLNTAVGDEGGFAPNLGSNEEALQTIVTAIEKAGYKPGEQVMLAMDAASSEFYNKEDGKYHLSGEGVVKTSVEMVDWYEEMASKYPIISIEDGLDENDWEGHKLLTERLGGKVQLVGDDLFVTNTKKLAQGIEQGVGNSILIKVNQIGTLTETFDAIEMAKRAGYTAVISHRSGETEDSTIADIAVATNAGQIKTGAPSRTDRVAKYNQLLRIEDQLGETARFNGIKSFYNLKK
- the gpmI gene encoding 2,3-bisphosphoglycerate-independent phosphoglycerate mutase is translated as MSKTSPTALIILDGFALRGERMGNAVAQAKKPNFDRYWNHYPHAQLIASGEAVGLPEGQMGNSEVGHLNIGAGRIVYQSLTRVNISIREGEFEKNETFLAAIKHAKEKGTALHLMGLLSDGGVHSHIEHMFALLKLAASEGLEKVYVHGFLDGRDVGPQTAPGYIKQTLEKMSEIGVGEFATISGRYYSMDRDKRWERVEKSYRSMVYGDGPTYSNPMELIEDNYNNGIFDEFVVPSVLVRTDGSPVATIQNDDAVIFYNFRPDRAIQISNTFTNKDFRSFDRGEGHPENLHFVCLTHFSETVDGYVAFEPSNLDNTVGEVISQAGMTQLRIAETEKYPHVTFFMSGGREQEFPGEKRILINSPKVATYDLQPEMSANEVTEALLKEIEADNFDAILLNFANPDMVGHSGMLEPTIQAIETVDECLGRIVDLIVSKGGTAIITADHGNADEVVTLEGNPMTAHTTNPVPVIVTKEGVELREDGILGDLAPTMLELLGLNQPAEMTGKSLIKK
- the tpiA gene encoding triose-phosphate isomerase, whose protein sequence is MRKPIIAGNWKMHKTLPEAKDFIEKVSGLVPSNDKVESVVCAPALFLGQLVELTQNSDVEIGAQNMHFEESGAFTGEVSPKALQDIGAKYVIIGHSERREMFNETDDTVNKKTLSAFKYNLTPIVCCGETLEQRENGETNEFVGGQIKAALNGLTDEQVKQTVIAYEPIWAIGTGKSSTAEDANETCAHIRKVVAEQFSPEVAEAVRIQYGGSVKPANIKEYMSQSDIDGALVGGASLETDSFLQLLEAGSNE